In Aegilops tauschii subsp. strangulata cultivar AL8/78 chromosome 3, Aet v6.0, whole genome shotgun sequence, one genomic interval encodes:
- the LOC120975283 gene encoding uncharacterized protein: protein MAPSCWFFWALWLPLMLPVATAEEQVQACSAKKCGNTTISDPFWLTDMEMGRSCGSPDFEVDCYNGSSPVLLSPIRLSARFDIINISYEERSLRVADRGKLNLLQASNSCQVPIWNTSVKVDLPFRISPVNLNLMLYNCTEATAAAALRRGTELVRTRMRCVNETRVFVRAAGRYDGTSGYGGYAVQGCIAAAVPVLGRGSSSGEANASDYEQLINDGFLMTWDPPPTRKFTSQILSLIHFLASYLTKLSIMALTY, encoded by the coding sequence ATGGCTCCGAGCTGCTGGTTCTTCTGGGCGTTGTGGCTACCACTGATGCTCCCCGTCGCTACGGCTGAGGAACAAGTGCAAGCCTGCTCGGCCAAGAAGTGCGGCAACACCACCATCTCCGACCCATTCTGGCTCACGGATATGGAGATGGGAAGATCATGTGGTTCCCCAGACTTCGAGGTCGATTGCTACAACGGAAGTTCTCCCGTTCTACTGAGTCCTATACGCCTCAGCGCCAGGTTTGACATCATCAATATTTCTTACGAGGAGCGCAGCTTGCGCGTGGCTGATAGAGGCAAGCTGAACTTGCTGCAAGCCTCTAACAGCTGCCAAGTACCGATCTGGAACACCTCCGTCAAAGTAGATCTCCCGTTCAGGATCTCCCCCGTCAACCTGAACCTCATGCTGTACAACTGCACGGAGGCGACGGCGGCCGCGGCACTTCGTCGGGGCACCGAGCTGGTGCGGACGAGGATGAGGTGCGTGAATGAAACCAGGGTGTTCGTCCGCGCGGCGGGGCGCTACGATGGGACTAGCGGCTACGGCGGGTACGCTGTGCAAGGCTGCATCGCCGCTGCTGTGCCGGTCCTTGGGCGTGGCTCGTCGTCGGGCGAGGCGAACGCGAGCGACTATGAGCAGCTCATAAACGATGGCTTCCTCATGACATGGGATCCACCCCCGACACGTAAATTCACCAGTCAAATCCTGTCCTTAATCCACTTCCTGGCTAGCTATCTGACCAAGCTATCAATAATGGCACTCACTTATTGA